One window from the genome of Dioscorea cayenensis subsp. rotundata cultivar TDr96_F1 chromosome 3, TDr96_F1_v2_PseudoChromosome.rev07_lg8_w22 25.fasta, whole genome shotgun sequence encodes:
- the LOC120282146 gene encoding F-box protein At-B, with product MANRAREGGAGELIERLPKDAILEILRRLDLLSLCSVAPVSRSLRLLVSQSLSCITTLDLSGFSLSTTILKRVLGDNKVLRSLTLDCTQLEDSSIEVFAKEHLEEIVLLKCLMFSSYIFIAIGMKCHNLRRLTLEMLALDECESLDTCNKDFSQMLRRCSCLEFLWVKLPNHCPHLIDDEYWESIGYEDFESPFPKRIKGLVLQPLLEHQAELLSMMIGQSTSSINVGMGVGLQSLTLVLNLITDDLLVCITGNLRHLVELCLEDRPVYQPSPPNDLTGLGLLALSSCKGLACLTLIRSKIYCPATFKSVKDVDMQLLAEGCSRFESIKLGGFSKVTDAGYVSILHSCRNLRKLEIINSLTLSDLTFHNLADIPCPLREVRLVACNALTCDAARSLSSCRDLEVLDLSGCRSIADAGLESIAKLCKLSKLDLSGADITDDGIGLLGNGTSPIAYLYIRGCKRITDTGIAMLLTGNGIIKKTLKTLDISYLPEISDRSISIVEEHCSEITDLSIRYCPSLTDNSIKVLGSIERRRSLRRLDVCNCQGFSSDSLRLFSPPYFRGLRWLGVANSKLFSSSKNKREDMLSELTRERPLLRVCQIGCELGCRDRWQYHEKVQNMMHLLN from the exons ATGGCGAATCGAGCTCGAGAAGGCGGCGCCGGTGAGCTCATAGAAAGGCTCCCCAAGGATGCCATTCTCGAGATACTGCGTAGGCTTGACTTGCTTTCGCTCTGCTCGGTGGCGCCTGTCTCTAGATCTCTTCGTCTCTTGGTGTCTCAGTCCCTGTCCTGTATCACCACTCTCGATCTCTCC GGGTTTTCTCTATCAACAACAATTCTTAAAAGAGTTCTCGGAGATAATAAAGTCTTGCGGAGCCTGACCCTTGATTGCACACAGTTAGAGGATTCCTCCATTGAAGTTTTTGCTAAAGAACATCTCGAAGAAATAGTGTTGCTAAAGTGTTTAATGTTTTCTTCTTATATTTTCATTGCGATTGGAATGAAGTGTCATAATTTGAG GCGGCTTACATTAGAAATGTTAGCTTTAGATGAGTGCGAATCACTCGATACTTGCAACAAAGACTTCTCACAGATGCTTAGGAGGTGTTCCTGCTTGGAG TTTCTCTGGGTAAAATTGCCAAATCATTGTCCACATCTCATTGATGATGAATATTGGGAGAGTATTGGTTATGAAGATTTCGAATCCCCCTTCCCGAAAAGAATCAAAGGTTTAGTGCTACAACCTTTATTGGAACACCAAGCAGAGCTACTAAGCATGATGATTGGACAGAGCACATCTTCAATTAATGTTGGCATGGGAGTTGGCCTGCAATCTCTAActcttgttttaaatttaataactgATGATCTGCTTGTGTGCATCACTGGAAATCTCCGTCATTTGGTTGAGCTGTGCCTCGAAGACAGACCAGTGTATCAGCCCTCACCACCCAATGACCTGACTGGCTTAGGACTTCTAGCTTTAAGCTCATGCAAGGGTTTGGCATGCCTCACTCTGATCCGCAGCAAGATATATTGTCCTGCAACCTTTAAAAGTGTAAAAGACGTTGATATGCAACTCCTAGCTGAGGGATGCAGCAGATTCGAATCTATAAAACTTGGTGGTTTCTCAAAAGTGACTGATGCCGGCTATGTATCTATTCTCCATTCCTGCAGGAACTTGAGAAAACTTGAGATCATTAACAGTTTAACCCTATCAGATTTAACATTTCACAATCTCGCTGATATTCCCTGCCCTCTCAGAGAGGTTAGACTGGTTGCCTGCAATGCCTTAACTTGTGATGCTGCAAGGTCTCTCTCATCATGCAGAGACTTGGAAGTGCTGGACTTATCAGGTTGCAGAAGCATTGCTGATGCTGGTCTAGAATCAATTGCGAAACTTTGTAAACTCTCCAAATTGGATCTCAGTGGAGCTGATATCACTGACGACGGTATAGGACTGCTTGGTAATGGGACTTCTCCGATTGCCTATTTGTATATCCGGGGATGTAAGAGGATTACAGACACAGGCATAGCCATGCTATTAACCGGCAATGGTatcataaagaaaacattgaaaactCTTGATATCAGCTACTTGCCAGAGATATCAGACAGATCTATATCAATTGTAGAGGAGCATTGTTCAGAGATCACTGATCTCAGCATCAGATATTGTCCTTCACTGACCGATAATTCTATTAAAGTTCTGGGTTCGATAGAGAGACGAAGATCACTTAGAAGGCTTGATGTTTGCAACTGTCAAGGATTTTCCAGTGACTCACTTCGGCTGTTTTCTCCTCCGTATTTTCGGGGACTCCGGTGGCTTGGCGTCGCTAACAGTAAACTTTTCTCATCTTCTAAGAACAAAAGGGAAGACATGTTATCGGAACTCACTCGTGAGAGACCGTTGTTGCGAGTTTGTCAAATTGGATGTGAATTGGGGTGTCGAGATAGATGGCAGTACCACGAGAAAGTTCAGAACATGATGCATCTCTTGAATTAG
- the LOC120251557 gene encoding probable WRKY transcription factor 2 isoform X2, producing MDGWDDNSVIGGWPPTSISNFLNDDFSLKFTPLIEDDHDVPRMKTDKQKLDSSTAKEDDGFRFSSGPSVEISKIDVHKPIARSGLSERRPAWSGFTTPKINTTRIISAKLDSTTSEVRSPYLTISPGLSPTTLLDSPKLLSNMAQLSPTTGKLSYNKYDNTELVSATRIPDKARDHHTLEEVPELFAFKSHPEPYSSYFASADNKSLTSIGETAITFQTNLNLQTGLSNSSEISNPLEKVIDSFQSSDNSPPLNDQKDAEVIIAEQAEDGYSWWKYGQKQVKGCDYPRTYYRCAHLNCPMKKKVEQSHEHRITKIIYKGAHNHIKPPLSHWVPAPDYLENMASQIDLDGNLLTTTTQDYNQCATSEFGDPSISSDEEDDWGACDGEKEEAESKRRKIDASVIDMSTASSGAHEPRVVVQTTSEIDVLDDGYRWRKYGQKVVKGNPNPRSYYKCTNPGCSVRKHVERASNDLKSVITSYEGKHNHDIPAARGNNHSNSTSSIATTSAISRPQLLRKRPELTLAQDSLTTSDGFSLAIRQQGLNNLGVMELSMGTPMKVSELHQVHPLLSVNGKYYRVNNTKQRTNQMPLEDSGQTKSRMQQNHWFITR from the exons ATGGATGGTTGGGATGACAATTCCGTCATCGGTGGCTGGCCTCCGACTTCGATCTCAAACTTCTTGAATGATGATTTCAGTTTGAAGTTCACTCCATTGATCGAAGATGATCATGATGTCCCTCGAATGAAGACCGATAAACAAAAACTCGATAGTTCGACAGCTAAAGAGGATGATGGATTTCGGTTCTCTAGTGGTCCTTCAGTGGAAATAAGCAAGATTGATGTTCATAAACCGATCGCGCGCTCCGGTCTTTCAGAAAGAAGGCCGGCATGGTCAGGATTTACTACTCCGAAGATCAATACAACGCGTATTATATCAGCAAAATTGGATTCCACGACATCAGAAGTTCGATCACCGTATCTAACAATTTCTCCCGGTTTAAGTCCGACGACATTGTTGGATTCTCCAAAACTTCTTTCGAATATG GCTCAACTATCTCCAACTACAGGCAAGTTGTCATACAATAAATACGATAATACCGAACTAGTTTCAGCGACAAGAATTCCTGATAAAGCTAGAGATCACCATACACTTGAAGAAGTTCCTGAATTGTTTGCATTCAAGTCTCATCCTGAACCATATTCCTCTTATTTCGCAAGTGCAGACAACAAA TCATTGACAAGCATCGGAGAGACAGCAATTACCTTCCAGACCAATTTAAATCTTCAAACCGGCCTTTCTAACTCATCTGAGATCAGCAATCCTTTGGAAAAAGTCATTGATTCCTTCCAGTCAAGCGATAATTCTCCGCCTCTCAATGACCAAAAGGATGCAGAAGTTATTATTGCAGAACAAGCTGAGGATGGATACAGTTGGTGGAAATATGGACAGAAACAAGTTAAGGGCTGTGATTATCCGCGAACCTATTACAGATGCGCGCACTTGAATTGCCCGATGAAGAAGAAGGTCGAGCAATCTCATGAACACCGCATTACAAAGATAATCTACAAAGGTGCTCATAACCACATCAAGCCTCCATTGAGTCACTGGGTTCCTGCTCCTGATTACTTGGAAAACATGGCTTCACAAATTGATCTTGATGGGAATCTTTTAACGACAACTACACAGGATTATAACCAATGTGCAACATCTGAGTTTGGTGATCCATCCATATCTAGTGACGAAGAGGATGATTGGGGAGCTTGTGATGGTGAAAAGGAAGAGGCAGAGTCAAAAAGAAG GAAGATTGATGCTAGTGTGATTGACATGAGCACAGCTTCAAGCGGAGCACATGAACCAAGAGTCGTCGTCCAAACAACTAGCGAGATTGACGTCCTTGATGATGGTTATCGCTGGCGAAAATACGGACAGAAGGTAGTTAAGGGGAATCCAAATCCAAG AAGCTACTACAAGTGCACTAATCCGGGCTGCTCAGTTCGGAAACATGTAGAGCGGGCATCGAATGATCTCAAATCAGTGATCACAAGCTACGAAGGTAAGCATAACCATGACATTCCGGCTGCCAGAGGCAACAATCACTCAAACTCGACATCATCCATAGCAACAACCAGTGCCATATCTCGTCCTCAACTTCTTCGCAAGAGGCCGGAGCTGACTCTGGCTCAAGATAGTTTGACAACATCAGATGGTTTTTCTCTAGCAATAAGGCAACAGGGGCTGAATAATCTTGGTGTCATGGAGTTAAGCATGGGGACACCGATGAAAGTATCAGAACTTCATCAAGTTCACCCATTGTTATCAGTAAACGGGAAATATTACAGGGTTAATAATACCAAACAAAGAACAAATCAGATGCCACTAGAGGATTCTGGTCAGACTAAAAGCCGAATGCAGCAAAATCACTGGTTTATCACCAGATGA
- the LOC120257059 gene encoding LOW QUALITY PROTEIN: pentatricopeptide repeat-containing protein At1g80150, mitochondrial (The sequence of the model RefSeq protein was modified relative to this genomic sequence to represent the inferred CDS: deleted 1 base in 1 codon), with amino-acid sequence MLSLRNIRRVCAAIDTVVLTVIAANLSKLRARSDLAAPSSSQIPESFPTIASCAAAIKKKNSYLSSHCDQEAVSEPALIKIKKERDPEKLFRLFQSNASNRLVVENRFVFEDTVSRLAGARRLDLVEQLLEYQKALPQGRREGFIVRIIMLYGKAGMPDHALKTFDQMHLFGCPRTVKSFNATLQVLSQARMFDKVHMLFHDASVKYGIELDDISYNIIVKSLCELGCLNSAFLVMVGMEKAGIKPDVVTYTTLMAAAYKCNHREIGDGLWNLMVLKRCSPNLATFNVRIQYLINRRRGWQANDLMHKMMSATSIKPDELTYNLIIKGFCSMGELEMAKRVFNALHGRGCKPNSRIYQTMVHYLCKAREFDLAFRLCKDSMEKNWFPSMDTIHCLLKGLMEISKDRNAREIMKLIRGRVPPYSAGDLEAFTSIVSGGRKKKHL; translated from the exons ATGCTCTCTCTGAGAAACATTCGCAGAGTTTGTGCGGCGATTGATACTGTTGTTTTGACTGTGATTGCTGCCAATCTTTCGAAATTGCGAGCAAGATCCGATCTTGCAGCTCCTTCGTCTTCCCAGATCCCTGAGAGCTTCCCCACCATTGCCTCTTGCGCAGCTGccattaagaaaaagaattcATATTTAAGTAGTCATTGTGATCAGGAAGCAGTTAGTGAGCCTGCATTGATTAAGatcaagaaagaaagagatCCCGAGAAGCTCTTTCGTCTCTTTCAATCAAATGCAAGCAATCGGCTTGTTGTTGAGAATCGATTTGTTTTCGAGGATACTGTGTCACGTCTTGCTGGAGCGCGCCGGCTTGACTTGGTTGAGCAGCTTCTTGAGTACCAGAAAGCTCTTCCTCAAGGCCGGCGAGAAGGATTCATTGTTAGGATCATTATGCTCTATGGTAAAGCCGGGATGCCTGACCATGCACTGAAGACATTCGATCAAATGCATCTCTTTGGATGT CCCCGCACTGTCAAGTCGTTCAATGCCACATTGCAGGTTTTATCCCAAGCTCGCATGTTTGATAAGGTTCATATGCTTTTTCATGATGCGTCTGTGAAGTATGGGATTGAATTGGATGATATATCTTATAACATTATTGTGAAGAGTTTGTGTGAGCTGGGTTGCTTGAATTCAGCTTTCTTGGTAATGGTAGGCATGGAGAAAGCCGGAATTAAACCTGATGTTGTTACATATACCACGCTTATGGCTGCAGCATATAAATGTAATCACCGTGAGATTGGTGATGGTTTGTGGAATCTGATGGTGCTTAAGAGATGTTCACCGAATCTGGCCACCTTTAATGTTAGAATTCAGTATCTGATTAACAGGAGGAGAGGTTGGCAGGCCAATGATTTGATGCATAAGATGATGTCTGCAACAAGCATAAAACCAGATGAGTTAACGTACAATCTGATCATTAAAGGTTTTTGCTCGATGGGTGAGCTTGAGATGGCTAAGAGGGTTTTTAATGCTCTACATGGGAGGGGATGCAAACCAAACAGTAGGATATATCAGACAATGGTTCATTACCTGTGTAAAGCCAGAGAATTTGATTTGGCATTCAGGTTATGCAAGGATAGCATGGAAAAGAATTGGTTTCCTAGTATGGACACTATTCATTGTCTGCTAAAAGGCCTTATGGAGATTTCAAAGGATCGAAATGCAagagaaattatgaaattgATAAGGGGAAGAGTACCACCTTATTCAGCTGGTGATCTTGAGGCCTTTACATCTATAGTGTCCGGTGGCAGAAAAAAGAAACATCTTTGA
- the LOC120251557 gene encoding probable WRKY transcription factor 2 isoform X1, whose translation MDGWDDNSVIGGWPPTSISNFLNDDFSLKFTPLIEDDHDVPRMKTDKQKLDSSTAKEDDGFRFSSGPSVEISKIDVHKPIARSGLSERRPAWSGFTTPKINTTRIISAKLDSTTSEVRSPYLTISPGLSPTTLLDSPKLLSNMAQLSPTTGKLSYNKYDNTELVSATRIPDKARDHHTLEEVPELFAFKSHPEPYSSYFASADNKQSLTSIGETAITFQTNLNLQTGLSNSSEISNPLEKVIDSFQSSDNSPPLNDQKDAEVIIAEQAEDGYSWWKYGQKQVKGCDYPRTYYRCAHLNCPMKKKVEQSHEHRITKIIYKGAHNHIKPPLSHWVPAPDYLENMASQIDLDGNLLTTTTQDYNQCATSEFGDPSISSDEEDDWGACDGEKEEAESKRRKIDASVIDMSTASSGAHEPRVVVQTTSEIDVLDDGYRWRKYGQKVVKGNPNPRSYYKCTNPGCSVRKHVERASNDLKSVITSYEGKHNHDIPAARGNNHSNSTSSIATTSAISRPQLLRKRPELTLAQDSLTTSDGFSLAIRQQGLNNLGVMELSMGTPMKVSELHQVHPLLSVNGKYYRVNNTKQRTNQMPLEDSGQTKSRMQQNHWFITR comes from the exons ATGGATGGTTGGGATGACAATTCCGTCATCGGTGGCTGGCCTCCGACTTCGATCTCAAACTTCTTGAATGATGATTTCAGTTTGAAGTTCACTCCATTGATCGAAGATGATCATGATGTCCCTCGAATGAAGACCGATAAACAAAAACTCGATAGTTCGACAGCTAAAGAGGATGATGGATTTCGGTTCTCTAGTGGTCCTTCAGTGGAAATAAGCAAGATTGATGTTCATAAACCGATCGCGCGCTCCGGTCTTTCAGAAAGAAGGCCGGCATGGTCAGGATTTACTACTCCGAAGATCAATACAACGCGTATTATATCAGCAAAATTGGATTCCACGACATCAGAAGTTCGATCACCGTATCTAACAATTTCTCCCGGTTTAAGTCCGACGACATTGTTGGATTCTCCAAAACTTCTTTCGAATATG GCTCAACTATCTCCAACTACAGGCAAGTTGTCATACAATAAATACGATAATACCGAACTAGTTTCAGCGACAAGAATTCCTGATAAAGCTAGAGATCACCATACACTTGAAGAAGTTCCTGAATTGTTTGCATTCAAGTCTCATCCTGAACCATATTCCTCTTATTTCGCAAGTGCAGACAACAAA CAGTCATTGACAAGCATCGGAGAGACAGCAATTACCTTCCAGACCAATTTAAATCTTCAAACCGGCCTTTCTAACTCATCTGAGATCAGCAATCCTTTGGAAAAAGTCATTGATTCCTTCCAGTCAAGCGATAATTCTCCGCCTCTCAATGACCAAAAGGATGCAGAAGTTATTATTGCAGAACAAGCTGAGGATGGATACAGTTGGTGGAAATATGGACAGAAACAAGTTAAGGGCTGTGATTATCCGCGAACCTATTACAGATGCGCGCACTTGAATTGCCCGATGAAGAAGAAGGTCGAGCAATCTCATGAACACCGCATTACAAAGATAATCTACAAAGGTGCTCATAACCACATCAAGCCTCCATTGAGTCACTGGGTTCCTGCTCCTGATTACTTGGAAAACATGGCTTCACAAATTGATCTTGATGGGAATCTTTTAACGACAACTACACAGGATTATAACCAATGTGCAACATCTGAGTTTGGTGATCCATCCATATCTAGTGACGAAGAGGATGATTGGGGAGCTTGTGATGGTGAAAAGGAAGAGGCAGAGTCAAAAAGAAG GAAGATTGATGCTAGTGTGATTGACATGAGCACAGCTTCAAGCGGAGCACATGAACCAAGAGTCGTCGTCCAAACAACTAGCGAGATTGACGTCCTTGATGATGGTTATCGCTGGCGAAAATACGGACAGAAGGTAGTTAAGGGGAATCCAAATCCAAG AAGCTACTACAAGTGCACTAATCCGGGCTGCTCAGTTCGGAAACATGTAGAGCGGGCATCGAATGATCTCAAATCAGTGATCACAAGCTACGAAGGTAAGCATAACCATGACATTCCGGCTGCCAGAGGCAACAATCACTCAAACTCGACATCATCCATAGCAACAACCAGTGCCATATCTCGTCCTCAACTTCTTCGCAAGAGGCCGGAGCTGACTCTGGCTCAAGATAGTTTGACAACATCAGATGGTTTTTCTCTAGCAATAAGGCAACAGGGGCTGAATAATCTTGGTGTCATGGAGTTAAGCATGGGGACACCGATGAAAGTATCAGAACTTCATCAAGTTCACCCATTGTTATCAGTAAACGGGAAATATTACAGGGTTAATAATACCAAACAAAGAACAAATCAGATGCCACTAGAGGATTCTGGTCAGACTAAAAGCCGAATGCAGCAAAATCACTGGTTTATCACCAGATGA